A genomic stretch from Thermomonospora umbrina includes:
- a CDS encoding conjugal transfer protein: protein MARRALARDQAVGHGTGTAVHEDAVVGGSPLDALDDPVPAGGSRKGRAGRSGRSGRGGGGGGRWAGSGGRWWIWVGRAVLWALIIVIVVNGVRAPFDRLTAEDGGSPGTSVEPRRSAFPTGAASAFALQFGNVYLHLDPQTGPDRARRLEPFLPEGTVGQFGWNETGTLQIDSVHVAGVEARDDTNGIVTLLARSGDRWLSLAVPVYAKDGAMVVSARPAFLPPPGRARPPQTGVGERDTPLETELSSVLGGFFPAYAASDIPSLTRFTDGAAITGLGRSLTFDGLLEVVAPRGPADRRTVTVTVTWALPGSNGAGQEAKLEQTYELTVVKKDGTWYVRSIQGAGRPTGS from the coding sequence ATGGCTCGGCGAGCGTTGGCGCGGGACCAGGCCGTGGGACACGGCACGGGCACGGCCGTCCACGAGGACGCCGTGGTCGGCGGGTCCCCCCTGGACGCCCTCGACGACCCCGTGCCCGCCGGCGGCTCCCGCAAGGGTCGTGCCGGCCGGTCGGGGCGTTCCGGTCGGGGCGGCGGGGGCGGCGGTCGCTGGGCGGGCTCCGGCGGTCGCTGGTGGATCTGGGTGGGCCGCGCCGTGCTGTGGGCGCTCATCATCGTCATCGTGGTCAACGGCGTGCGCGCCCCCTTCGATCGCCTCACCGCCGAGGACGGCGGCTCCCCCGGCACCTCCGTCGAGCCCCGCCGCTCGGCCTTCCCGACCGGCGCCGCGTCGGCGTTCGCCCTCCAGTTCGGCAACGTCTACCTCCACCTCGACCCGCAGACCGGCCCCGACCGCGCGCGCCGGCTCGAGCCGTTCCTGCCCGAGGGCACGGTCGGCCAGTTCGGGTGGAACGAGACCGGCACGCTGCAGATCGACTCCGTCCACGTGGCGGGTGTCGAGGCGCGCGACGACACCAACGGGATCGTCACGCTGCTGGCCCGCAGCGGCGACCGGTGGCTGTCGCTGGCCGTCCCCGTGTACGCCAAGGACGGCGCGATGGTCGTCTCGGCCCGTCCGGCGTTCCTTCCGCCGCCCGGGCGGGCGCGGCCGCCGCAGACCGGCGTCGGGGAACGTGACACCCCGCTCGAGACGGAGCTCTCCTCCGTCCTCGGCGGCTTCTTCCCCGCGTACGCCGCGAGCGACATCCCCTCGCTGACCCGGTTCACCGACGGCGCCGCCATCACCGGGCTGGGCCGTTCCCTGACGTTCGACGGGCTGCTCGAGGTGGTCGCCCCCCGCGGCCCGGCCGATCGGCGTACCGTCACGGTCACCGTCACCTGGGCGCTCCCCGGGTCGAACGGCGCCGGGCAGGAGGCCAAGCTGGAGCAGACCTATGAGCTCACCGTGGTGAAGAAGGACGGGACCTGGTACGTGAGATCCATCCAGGGGGCCGGCCGGCCCACCGGATCATGA